A genome region from Arachis duranensis cultivar V14167 chromosome 8, aradu.V14167.gnm2.J7QH, whole genome shotgun sequence includes the following:
- the LOC107461069 gene encoding RNA polymerase sigma factor sigC: MGLLNLRLNYNASSAAIHSPFSFNNHSCITLSSAGGREATFNSARLSSLSTVNEEGEASQRSFPTAFSCLSSELETLDNDSLYIEEIKVKKGKRSISSVQEMLNNTQRQRHFEKEISTACLKFQSFRAIHYRLLMENLGTLEQTFADSEAIKLKSDIVLQLGKLGALELFNVCLSRSLELSSHAVGLGEHQKENRKIDEKIDKVFVQSTRKKQNKRRTRKAFTAMEVRLQPLTSKVDDKEYRLHSLPASVKKASNRKNTRIMVARREAEMSKGVKVLAELEKIREGIEESTNQVASLKSWAEAAGVHEKVLQQKLHYCQRCRDELIRSTRSLVVYLARKYRGMGIALEDLLQAGYIGVLQGAVRFDYTRGYRFSTYVQYWIRKSISRMVERYAREIVVPWSLSRAMNQIQKAQKSLKMTSMKSPDDHEIAKATGLSLEKIRSAGNCLRVVASTNQKMGDSLSVKYTEFMPDMSIENPEEAVMKQHMRKDLYDLLKVLDSREREILTLRFGLRDHHSKSLEEIGRYFKVSKECVRKIERKALTKLRNKAATSNFNFYLLDLDS; encoded by the exons ATGGGTTTGCTTAACCTGAGGCTCAATTATAATGCTTCTTCTGCTGCTATTCACTCTCCTTTCTCTTTCAACAATCACTCATGTATCACACTTTCTTCTG CTGGAGGCAGGGAAGCAACTTTCAACTCAGCGAGGCTATCTTCGCTTTCGAccgtaaatgaagaaggagaagcaTCCCAGAGAAGCTTTCCAACAGCATTCAGTTGTTTGTCATCAGAATTGGAAACCTTGGACAATGATTCTTTATACATAGAAGAAATCAAG GTGAAGAAGGGTAAGAGGTCTATTAGTAGTGTGCAAGAAATGCTTAATAATAcacaaagacaaaggcattttGAAAAGGAGATATCAACAGCCTGCCTCAAATTTCAGTCTTTTAGAGCGATACATTATCGTTTGTTAATGGAAAATCTAGGCACTTTGGAACAAACTTTCGCTGATTCTGAAGCAATTAAATTGAAAAGTGACATTGTATTGCAACTTGGAAAGCTTGGAGCTCTGGAATTGTTCAATGTCTGTCTGTCGAGATCTCTTGAACTGTCGTCACATGCCGTTGGACTTGGAGAGCACCAGAAGGAAAACAGGAAAATAGATGAGAAGATAGATAAAGTTTTTGTTCAGTCTACCAggaaaaaacagaataaaagaaGAACACGGAAAGCATTTACTGCTATGGAAGTTCGGCTGCAGCCGTTGACTTCAAAAGTTGATGATAAGGAATATAGATTGCATTCCCTTCCTGCTTCTGTAAAGAAAGCTTCAAATCGTAAAAATACAAGAATAATGGTTGCTAGAAGGGAGGCAGAAATGTCAAAAGGAGTAAAG GTTCTAGCAGAGTTGGAGAAAATTCGAGAAGGAATAGAAGAGAGTACAAATCAAGTAGCAAGCTTGAAAAGCTGGGCAGAAGCAGCTGGAGTTCATGAGAAGGTGCTACAGCAGAAGTTGCATTACTGCCAACGTTGTCGTGACGAGCTTATACGAAGTACTCGTTCCTTGGTCGTTTACCTTGCAAGGAAGTACAGGGGTATGGGAATAGCACTGGAAGATCTACTTCAG GCAGGATATATAGGTGTTCTCCAGGGAGCTGTGAGATTTGACTATACAAGGGGTTATAGATTCTCAACTTATGTGCAGTATTGGATAAGGAAATCAATTTCCAGAATGGTGGAACGATATGCTCGAGAAATCGTAGTTCCT TGGTCATTGAGCAGGGCCATGAATCAGATACAGAAAGCACAAAAATCCCTGAAAATGACCTCCATGAAAAGCCCAGATGATCATGAAATCGCAAAGGCGACAGGTCTTTCTTTGGAAAAAATTAGATCAGCTGGAAATTGTCTAAGAGTTGTTGCTTCGACCAATCAGAAGATGGGAGACTCTCTTAGTGTAAAGTATACG GAATTTATGCCTGATATGTCAATAGAGAATCCTGAAGAAGCTGTGATGAAGCAACACATGAGAAAGGACTTATATGATCTCTTGAAAGTCTTGGATtcaagagaaagagaaatatTAACCCTCCGTTTTGGTCTTAGAGATCACCATTCAAAGTCACTTGAAGAAATAGGGAGATATTTCAAAGTTAGCAAAGAATGTGTGAGGAAGATAGAAAGGAAAGCACTAACAAAATTAAGGAACAAAGCAGCTacatcaaatttcaatttttatttattggattTAGATTCTTAG
- the LOC107460991 gene encoding uncharacterized protein LOC107460991 — translation MRVYGKDMPDSKVVEKILRTMLMKYDHVVTTILESHDMDIMMIAELQGTMESHISRILEKSEKSIEEVLKRRVNLNNIAKSSRTQEGRGRGFNLQSRGRGSFRGRGRGNYNQGSYNNFTPPNQGRGGTNFRPVNRGRGRGNFYQERINFNCFYCGKYGHKVADCRFKMVNNNQAHVAENQRKNTNDNPVQRSLLKEKGHIPIRLKDGSLSYISDIFYAPELDYNLLSMGQLSEKGYVPRVT, via the exons ATGAGAGTCTATGGAAAAGATATGCCCGATAGCAAAGTGGTAGAGAAAATTCTCCGCACCATGCTGATGAAGTATGACCATGTGGTAACTACGATACTAGAGTCCCACGATATGGATATCATGATGATTGCAGAGTTGCAAGGAACCATGGAAAGTCACATCAGTAGAATACTGGAGAAGTCAGAAAAATCAATCGAGGAAGTCTTGAAAAGGCGAGTGAATTTAAACAATATTGCAAAATCAAGCCGTACGCAAGAAGGACGAGGTCGTGGTTTCAATCTTCAAAGTAGAGGCAGAGGAAGTTTCAGAGGTAGAGGTCGTGGCAATTACAACCAAGGAAGTTATAATAATTTTACACCACCTAATCAAGGAAGAGGTGGAACAAATTTCAGGCCTGTCAACCGAGGAAGAGGTCGAGGCAATTTTTATCAAGAAAGAATCAATTTCAACTGCTTTTATTGTGGAAAGTATGGACACAAAGTAGCAGATTGCAGATTTAAAATGGTGAATAACAATCAAGCACATGTTGCAGAAAATCAGCGTAAAAATACTAATGACAATCCGG TACAAAGATCCCTATTGAAGGAAAAAGGGCACATACCAATTAGATTGAAGGATGGTTCTCTGAGTTATATTTCTGATATTTTCTATGCTCCTGAACTTGATTACAATTTATTGAGTATGGGGCAATTATCTGAGAAGGGatatgttccgagggttacctga